One Frankia alni ACN14a DNA window includes the following coding sequences:
- a CDS encoding DUF397 domain-containing protein produces MSAAALERVTWQKSRRSNSQGNCVEMAKLPGDEVAVRNSRHPNGPALVYTRAEIEALILGAKDGDFDNLLQ; encoded by the coding sequence ATGTCTGCGGCGGCGCTGGAGCGCGTGACCTGGCAGAAGAGCCGGCGGAGCAACTCGCAGGGCAACTGCGTCGAGATGGCGAAGCTGCCGGGCGACGAGGTGGCCGTCCGCAACTCCCGGCATCCGAACGGCCCCGCCCTCGTCTACACCCGAGCCGAGATAGAGGCGCTGATACTGGGCGCCAAGGACGGCGATTTCGACAACCTGCTGCAGTAG
- a CDS encoding helix-turn-helix domain-containing protein, with amino-acid sequence MTTAQPGSGPTVRRILLGSQLRRLREEKGISRETAGYHIRASESKISRMELGRVSFKERDVADLLTFYQVTDEAERAPLLALVREANTAGWWQNFNDVLPTWFQPYVGLEESAQLIRTYELQFIPGLLQTEDYARAIITQGSGGAPVEVIERRVSVRINRQKLLYRKSPPRLWVVIDEAALRRPIGGPKVMRAQIEHLINIAPLQNLTLQVMPFAFGGHAAEGGAFTILRFPEMDLPDVVYLEQLTGSTYLDKREDVDRYMEVYNRLSVDSTTPASTPDVLRRIVNEY; translated from the coding sequence GTGACGACAGCTCAGCCGGGAAGTGGGCCGACCGTGCGTCGGATCCTGCTCGGCTCACAGCTCCGTCGACTTCGCGAGGAGAAGGGCATCAGTCGGGAGACCGCTGGATACCACATCCGCGCCTCCGAGTCGAAGATCAGCCGGATGGAGCTGGGCCGAGTCAGCTTCAAAGAACGAGATGTCGCCGACCTGCTGACCTTCTATCAGGTCACGGACGAAGCTGAGCGTGCTCCTTTGCTGGCGCTCGTGCGCGAGGCGAACACCGCCGGCTGGTGGCAGAACTTCAACGACGTTCTCCCCACCTGGTTCCAGCCGTACGTGGGCCTTGAGGAGTCCGCCCAACTGATCCGCACCTACGAGCTGCAGTTCATTCCGGGGCTGCTCCAGACCGAAGACTATGCGCGAGCCATCATCACTCAAGGTAGTGGCGGAGCGCCGGTCGAGGTGATCGAGCGGCGGGTGAGCGTCCGGATCAACCGGCAGAAGTTGCTTTACCGCAAGAGCCCCCCGCGACTGTGGGTGGTCATTGACGAGGCAGCGCTGCGCCGGCCCATCGGCGGCCCCAAGGTGATGCGGGCGCAGATCGAGCACCTGATCAACATCGCGCCGTTGCAGAACCTCACCCTGCAGGTGATGCCCTTCGCCTTCGGCGGCCACGCGGCCGAGGGCGGCGCGTTCACGATCCTGCGCTTCCCGGAGATGGACCTGCCCGACGTCGTCTACCTGGAGCAGCTCACCGGCTCCACCTATCTGGACAAGCGCGAGGACGTCGACCGGTACATGGAGGTCTACAACCGGCTCAGCGTCGACAGCACGACCCCGGCGTCCACCCCGGACGTCCTGCGGCGCATCGTCAACGAGTACTGA
- a CDS encoding ATP-binding protein, whose translation MTEPPDDDGATVVLRGTGSTVGTVEEREPEGTGRPGRGAVAPGGPAAGDGIADTAFGAAALELGRASVETGSAYRALERVMAAVLVALRAVAVLLTLAYLLVWHWYAGQPAAMAVVLLSVAWGVVFCVVGLRRGVGRPLAGTSVAVALALALTAGHWLPPQSVGDSGNFVFLTAINAAVVAVWAFPPTLAAPSVFLLGAGTLAGGWGHNPQVIVESTILVLVPGLLGLAIGRLRQIARTADRRWANVVARHRGETAVHAVARDRRERERIIHDTVLNTLTGIAWGGGRDVALARRRCAQSLAAVQGLLDPDEGDEPAIGERLAEVVRNANGPRLRVTFDNRLPGDNRLPGGHRLPGASHLRGAARGATGIEPPAVVGAAFAGAVGEALANVERHAGTRRARVRLDGGAGVVTVQVSDAGRGFDPARVDPARLGLRRSIVGRLDDVAGTVDIVSAPGRGTTVRLQWRTPSTTPDLATGGAAGPDGPAGSAEPQAAARPARGRGGGVAADRRGVTAIATDLGDAYAAGQRRAVGQVAGLWLVVMLAPLAATLGWVRQRPVAALLWVVLALVIAETARRVRDRPLGRAESLVLLTMTLAAAVVGAANTRGPDIVRIANWPLLVLPLLLAFITASRPRREWIVALVAAILLLVGLVLLRDPDNPLVLARLSSNVYGVCGVQIVTAMLGPLLRATADATAHTLAAEAEVAARIDASLMIRRERAQWLASVEADALPLLAGIADGRLDPRAAAVRSRCAVRAAAIRRMLTGGGPSSALADLDPVLADAENAGISVEIQLSGDLRSAPAPVRAALADRVGALLAAAAGGRAIVTVLWSPAGGSVFVALPWSDRVPPPPWPWPNGAGDDAAGPAPGAPTVGIGVDLDDQWLSLELTWPPSACADADSGTGLDGGTGTVVGPQGR comes from the coding sequence ATGACGGAACCGCCAGACGATGACGGAGCCACAGTGGTGCTGCGTGGCACCGGCTCCACCGTCGGGACGGTGGAGGAACGCGAACCCGAGGGTACCGGTCGCCCCGGCAGGGGTGCGGTGGCGCCCGGCGGGCCGGCGGCCGGGGACGGGATTGCCGACACCGCCTTCGGCGCCGCCGCGCTGGAGCTGGGCCGCGCGTCGGTCGAGACGGGCAGTGCCTACCGGGCGCTGGAGCGGGTCATGGCCGCGGTGCTCGTCGCGCTGCGCGCCGTCGCCGTCCTGCTGACCCTGGCCTACCTGCTCGTCTGGCACTGGTACGCCGGCCAGCCGGCGGCGATGGCGGTCGTGCTGCTCAGCGTCGCCTGGGGCGTCGTGTTCTGCGTGGTGGGTCTGCGCCGCGGGGTGGGGCGCCCGCTCGCCGGCACGAGCGTCGCGGTCGCGCTGGCGCTGGCGCTGACGGCCGGGCACTGGCTGCCGCCGCAGTCCGTGGGGGACAGCGGCAACTTCGTGTTCCTGACCGCGATCAACGCGGCGGTCGTCGCGGTCTGGGCCTTCCCGCCCACGTTGGCCGCGCCGAGTGTCTTCCTGCTCGGCGCGGGCACTCTGGCGGGGGGCTGGGGGCACAATCCGCAGGTCATCGTCGAGTCGACGATCCTGGTGCTGGTGCCAGGGCTGCTGGGTCTCGCGATCGGCCGGCTGCGTCAGATCGCCCGCACCGCCGACCGGCGCTGGGCGAACGTCGTGGCCCGCCACCGCGGCGAGACCGCAGTCCACGCGGTCGCCCGGGATCGCCGGGAGCGCGAGCGGATCATTCATGACACGGTCCTCAACACGCTGACCGGGATCGCCTGGGGCGGCGGGCGAGACGTGGCGCTGGCCCGTCGGCGCTGCGCGCAGAGTCTCGCAGCCGTGCAGGGCCTGCTCGACCCGGACGAGGGCGACGAGCCGGCCATCGGCGAACGCCTGGCCGAGGTCGTCCGCAACGCCAACGGTCCGCGGCTGCGGGTCACCTTCGACAACCGCCTGCCCGGCGACAACCGCCTGCCCGGCGGCCACCGCCTGCCCGGCGCGAGCCACCTGCGCGGTGCCGCCCGTGGGGCGACGGGCATCGAGCCGCCCGCCGTCGTCGGTGCCGCGTTCGCGGGCGCGGTCGGTGAGGCGTTGGCGAACGTGGAGCGCCATGCGGGCACCCGGCGGGCGCGGGTCCGCCTCGACGGGGGCGCGGGTGTCGTCACCGTGCAGGTGTCCGACGCCGGCCGCGGTTTCGACCCGGCCCGCGTCGACCCGGCCCGGCTCGGCCTGCGTCGCTCGATCGTCGGTCGGCTCGACGACGTCGCCGGGACGGTCGACATCGTCTCGGCGCCGGGTCGCGGCACCACCGTGCGGCTCCAGTGGCGCACGCCGAGCACGACGCCTGACCTCGCCACCGGTGGCGCCGCCGGCCCCGACGGTCCTGCGGGTTCCGCGGAACCCCAGGCGGCCGCGAGGCCGGCGCGGGGTCGTGGCGGCGGGGTCGCCGCCGACCGGCGGGGGGTCACCGCGATCGCCACCGACCTCGGCGACGCCTACGCCGCCGGGCAGCGGCGCGCCGTCGGCCAGGTCGCCGGGCTCTGGCTCGTCGTCATGCTGGCGCCGTTGGCCGCGACGCTCGGCTGGGTACGGCAGCGCCCGGTCGCCGCGCTGCTGTGGGTGGTCCTCGCGCTGGTGATCGCCGAGACCGCGCGGCGGGTTCGGGACCGGCCGCTGGGCCGCGCCGAATCACTCGTGCTGCTGACGATGACCCTGGCGGCCGCGGTCGTCGGGGCGGCGAACACCCGTGGGCCGGACATCGTGCGGATCGCCAACTGGCCCCTGTTGGTCCTGCCGCTGCTGCTGGCGTTCATCACCGCCTCCCGGCCTCGTCGGGAGTGGATCGTCGCGCTGGTGGCGGCGATCCTGCTGCTGGTCGGTCTGGTTCTCCTGCGGGATCCGGACAACCCGCTGGTGCTCGCCCGGTTGAGCTCGAACGTCTACGGGGTGTGCGGCGTACAGATCGTCACCGCCATGCTCGGCCCGCTGCTGCGTGCCACCGCCGACGCCACGGCGCACACCCTGGCGGCCGAGGCCGAGGTCGCCGCGCGCATCGACGCGTCGCTGATGATCCGCCGCGAGCGCGCCCAGTGGCTGGCTTCCGTGGAGGCGGACGCGCTGCCGCTGCTGGCCGGGATCGCCGACGGCCGGCTCGACCCGCGGGCTGCGGCCGTGCGCAGCCGCTGCGCGGTGCGGGCCGCGGCGATCCGGCGGATGCTGACCGGCGGCGGGCCGTCATCCGCGCTGGCGGATCTGGACCCGGTGCTCGCCGACGCCGAGAACGCGGGGATCAGCGTCGAGATCCAGCTCTCCGGCGATCTGCGCTCGGCCCCGGCGCCGGTGCGCGCGGCGCTGGCCGACCGGGTCGGTGCGCTGCTCGCCGCGGCCGCGGGTGGGCGGGCGATCGTCACGGTGCTGTGGTCGCCCGCCGGGGGCAGTGTCTTCGTCGCCCTGCCCTGGTCGGATCGGGTGCCGCCGCCACCTTGGCCCTGGCCGAACGGTGCCGGTGACGATGCCGCCGGGCCGGCGCCGGGTGCTCCGACGGTGGGCATCGGCGTCGATCTGGACGATCAGTGGCTGAGCCTGGAGCTCACCTGGCCGCCGTCCGCGTGCGCCGACGCCGACAGCGGCACCGGTCTCGACGGCGGCACCGGCACCGTCGTCGGGCCCCAGGGCCGCTGA